A single genomic interval of Nitrospira sp. harbors:
- the thiC gene encoding phosphomethylpyrimidine synthase ThiC yields MSIQTHTNTNASGHRNGLVTPSAPLTTTPLPASRKMYVAGDHPGVRVPMREISLTQTKETNGVKSSNPSVIVYDTSGPYTDPSATIDVRKGLQPLRRAWVLGRQDVEELSEISSTYGRMRAADPQLADLRFQHIRKPLKARRGANVTQLHYARKGIVTPEMEFIAIRENQSRERASGLGQHNGHGGGVKQHQGFAWGAAIPSVITPEFVRDEVARGRAIIPSNINHPESEPMIIGRNFLVKINSNIGNSAVASSIEEEVEKMIWSTRWGADTVMDLSTGKNIHETREWIIRNSPVPIGTVPIYQALEKVNGKAEDLTWEIFRDTLIEQAEQGVDYFTIHAGVRLAYVPMTATRMTGIVSRGGSIHAKWCLAHHQENFAYTHFEEICEIMKAYDVAFSLGDGLRPGSIADANDDAQFAELETLGELTQIAWKHDVQVMIEGPGHVPMHMIQANMEKQLKACHEAPFYTLGPLTTDIAPGYDHITSGIGAAMIGWYGCAMLCYVTPKEHLGLPTREDVKTGVITYKIAAHAADLAKGHPGAQERDNALSKARFEFRWEDQFNLSLDPETAQQFHDETLPDNAAKVSHFCSMCGPHFCSMKITQDVRDYAAQLNIDEQQAIQIGMKEKAAEFKQTGAEIYR; encoded by the coding sequence ATGAGCATCCAGACACATACAAATACAAACGCATCCGGACACAGAAATGGCCTGGTCACACCGTCGGCCCCACTGACCACAACACCCTTGCCAGCATCGCGTAAGATGTATGTGGCTGGTGACCATCCAGGTGTCCGGGTTCCAATGCGAGAAATTAGCCTCACGCAAACCAAGGAAACAAATGGCGTGAAATCAAGCAATCCCTCAGTGATTGTTTACGACACATCAGGGCCCTATACCGACCCTTCTGCCACGATCGATGTTCGCAAAGGCCTCCAGCCATTGCGGCGCGCCTGGGTCCTCGGCCGACAAGATGTCGAAGAACTTTCGGAAATCAGTTCGACGTACGGTCGAATGCGCGCAGCAGATCCTCAGCTGGCTGATCTTCGGTTTCAGCACATTCGCAAGCCCTTGAAGGCGAGGCGCGGTGCGAATGTCACGCAGCTCCACTATGCCCGAAAAGGCATTGTCACCCCGGAGATGGAGTTTATTGCCATCCGTGAGAATCAGTCACGAGAACGGGCCTCCGGCCTTGGCCAACACAATGGTCATGGCGGCGGCGTGAAACAACATCAGGGATTCGCGTGGGGCGCCGCCATTCCTTCTGTCATCACTCCGGAATTCGTACGAGACGAAGTCGCTCGCGGTCGTGCGATCATCCCCTCGAACATCAACCATCCCGAGAGCGAACCGATGATCATTGGCCGCAACTTTCTGGTGAAGATCAACTCCAACATCGGTAATTCCGCAGTGGCTTCATCGATCGAGGAAGAAGTCGAGAAAATGATCTGGTCGACACGCTGGGGGGCCGATACCGTCATGGACCTCTCAACCGGCAAAAACATCCACGAAACGCGAGAGTGGATCATCCGTAATTCGCCGGTGCCGATCGGAACCGTCCCGATCTATCAGGCACTCGAAAAAGTGAACGGCAAGGCGGAAGATCTCACGTGGGAAATTTTCCGTGACACGCTGATCGAACAGGCGGAGCAAGGCGTCGACTACTTCACGATTCACGCGGGTGTACGCCTGGCCTACGTGCCGATGACCGCTACGCGCATGACGGGGATAGTTTCGCGGGGTGGTTCGATCCATGCCAAATGGTGCCTGGCGCACCATCAGGAAAACTTCGCCTACACCCACTTTGAGGAGATCTGCGAGATTATGAAGGCCTACGACGTCGCTTTTAGCCTCGGTGACGGACTCCGGCCAGGATCCATCGCCGATGCCAACGACGACGCGCAGTTTGCCGAGCTTGAAACTCTAGGCGAGCTGACCCAGATCGCGTGGAAACACGATGTGCAGGTCATGATCGAAGGTCCAGGCCACGTACCTATGCACATGATTCAAGCCAACATGGAAAAGCAGCTCAAGGCCTGCCATGAAGCTCCGTTCTATACACTTGGCCCGCTGACGACCGACATCGCTCCTGGTTACGACCACATTACGTCAGGAATCGGGGCCGCGATGATCGGCTGGTACGGCTGTGCCATGCTCTGTTACGTCACTCCCAAAGAGCATTTGGGATTGCCGACCCGCGAGGACGTCAAAACCGGCGTGATCACCTATAAGATTGCGGCACACGCAGCAGACCTGGCCAAAGGTCATCCCGGCGCCCAGGAGCGAGACAACGCGCTGTCGAAGGCCCGATTTGAGTTCCGCTGGGAAGATCAATTCAATCTGTCGCTCGATCCGGAAACCGCGCAGCAGTTCCACGACGAAACGCTCCCTGACAATGCCGCCAAGGTTTCGCATTTCTGCTCGATGTGCGGTCCACACTTCTGCTCGATGAAGATCACCCAAGACGTCCGCGACTATGCGGCACAGCTGAACATCGACGAACAGCAGGCCATCCAAATCGGGATGAAGGAGAAGGCCGCAGAGTTCAAGCAGACCGGGGCTGAAATTTACCGGTAG
- the nadA gene encoding quinolinate synthase NadA, giving the protein MPAIATVPKPIDTYQALPAEELRRRIIAAKQLLGERVMILGHNYQRDEVIQHADFRGDSLLLAKLAAERSERPYIVFCGVHFMAETADILSRSQQTVILPDMAAGCSMADMAAIEQVDQCWEALGRVIPVEETVMPAVYVNSAAVLKAFCGEHGGITCTSSNAKAVIEWCWARREKILFFPDEHLGRNTANKMGIPREQLIVWDPYQPNGGNTRDAIKRATLILWKGHCSVHQMFQPVHVDHFRKQYPDGKVIVHPECHEDVVNKADLIGSTEFIIRTVTAAPAGTTWAVGTELNLVNRLKHELTDKKVFFLSSTVCQCATMFRIDAAHLCWAMENLADGHVVNRIVVPEDDKQWAKIALDRMMAVS; this is encoded by the coding sequence GTGCCAGCCATTGCGACAGTCCCAAAGCCGATTGACACGTACCAGGCGCTACCCGCCGAAGAATTGCGTCGGCGGATCATAGCAGCCAAGCAGCTACTGGGTGAGCGAGTCATGATTCTGGGCCATAACTACCAGCGGGATGAAGTCATCCAGCATGCTGATTTTCGTGGTGACTCGCTGTTGTTAGCCAAACTGGCCGCCGAGCGCTCCGAACGACCCTACATCGTATTTTGCGGCGTACACTTTATGGCTGAGACGGCGGATATCCTCAGCCGTTCCCAGCAAACAGTCATCCTGCCGGACATGGCTGCGGGCTGTTCCATGGCGGATATGGCTGCGATCGAGCAGGTTGATCAATGTTGGGAGGCGCTGGGGCGCGTGATTCCAGTCGAGGAGACCGTGATGCCGGCCGTCTATGTGAATTCGGCGGCGGTCCTAAAGGCGTTTTGTGGAGAGCATGGAGGGATTACGTGTACATCATCCAACGCCAAAGCAGTGATCGAATGGTGTTGGGCGAGGCGAGAAAAGATTCTCTTTTTCCCGGACGAACATCTCGGTCGGAATACGGCCAATAAGATGGGTATTCCGCGCGAGCAGCTGATCGTGTGGGACCCCTATCAACCCAACGGCGGGAATACCAGAGACGCCATCAAGCGAGCTACTTTGATCCTGTGGAAGGGGCATTGCAGTGTCCATCAAATGTTCCAGCCGGTGCATGTGGACCATTTTCGCAAACAATATCCAGACGGGAAGGTGATCGTCCATCCAGAGTGTCACGAGGATGTGGTGAACAAGGCCGATCTCATCGGATCGACCGAATTCATCATCCGGACCGTGACGGCTGCGCCGGCCGGTACGACGTGGGCGGTCGGGACGGAGCTGAATCTCGTGAATCGTTTAAAACACGAACTCACCGACAAAAAAGTCTTCTTCTTGTCTTCTACGGTTTGTCAGTGCGCCACCATGTTTCGGATCGATGCGGCGCACCTGTGCTGGGCCATGGAGAATCTGGCAGACGGTCACGTCGTCAACCGCATCGTGGTGCCGGAGGACGATAAGCAGTGGGCAAAAATCGCACTTGACCGTATGATGGCAGTGAGTTAG
- the ileS gene encoding isoleucine--tRNA ligase: MSTDYKSTLNLPKTDFPMKANLPQREPAMLAWWGEQKLYDQIQALGNGRPRYVLHDGPPYANGRIHIGHALNKVLKDIIVKSKTMAGFHAPYVPGWDCHGLPIEHQVMKELGDKKKDLNVSAIRRLCREYAERYVTIQREEFKRLGVLGEWDHPYLTMTSAYEATIIREFGKFVERGGVYKGLKPVLWCTHDQTALAEAEVEYDDHTSPSIYVKFPVVTAPSVLANTFPGMSFPDGMKLVSVVIWTTTPWTLPANQAVCLHQDFDYAFVQAGNELLIVAEKLVDNVTKACGISDYRVVGVKKGGEGFEGLETQRPLSTGLSPILLGDFVTLDQGTGCVHIAPGHGMEDYLLVLEHNAKASPGERLEILAPVDNSGRFTVIVKEFAGQQVLKANPKIVEYLQGNGRLLGHGSLNHSYPHCWRCKNPVIFRATEQWFVSMETNDLRREALAEIERVRWIPSYGRDRIFGMIENRPDWCLSRQRVWGVPIPGFTCLGCHHVLAEPSIIEHVAVLMESKGADVWFEQSAGDLLPVGTTCQKCGGTGFEKERDILDVWFESGVSYAAVLKPRKWEADLYLEGSDQHRGWFHSALLAGVTTDHRAPYKAVLTHGFVVDGQGKKMSKSAGNVVAPQDVIKQSGAEILRLWVAAQDYREDLRISQEILTHLIEAYRKIRNTCRFLLSNLYDFDPNYFRVPYEDLPELDRWALLRLGELIQKVTKAYEDFEFHLIFHAINNFCSVDMSAIYLDILKDRLYTFRRDSHARLSSQTVLFDVVVALTKLMAPILSFTSEEIWQKLPEAARMSPNGQSVHLSSFPEIDPRWNDAGLDSRWNRLLEVRVAAQAALEEQRREKVIGSSLEAGIRIQANPDKFGLLKQYEQVLPGILIVSQVKLEEVHNLPLKPDFRVLVYKAEGNKCERCWNYRDAVGKDHDHPTLCERCVEAVL; this comes from the coding sequence ATGTCTACTGATTACAAGTCGACACTCAATCTTCCCAAGACCGATTTCCCGATGAAGGCGAACTTGCCTCAGCGGGAACCTGCGATGCTGGCCTGGTGGGGGGAGCAGAAGCTCTACGACCAGATTCAGGCCTTGGGGAATGGGCGGCCTCGGTATGTTTTGCATGATGGTCCTCCGTATGCCAACGGCCGTATCCATATCGGACATGCCCTGAACAAGGTCCTCAAGGATATCATCGTTAAGTCGAAGACGATGGCAGGCTTTCATGCGCCCTATGTGCCGGGGTGGGATTGCCACGGGTTGCCGATTGAGCATCAAGTCATGAAGGAGCTCGGCGACAAGAAAAAGGACTTGAACGTGTCGGCCATCCGCAGGCTGTGTCGTGAGTATGCTGAGCGATACGTCACTATTCAACGAGAGGAATTCAAACGGCTCGGGGTGCTGGGTGAATGGGACCATCCCTATCTGACGATGACGTCGGCCTATGAGGCCACGATCATTCGTGAGTTCGGGAAGTTTGTCGAGCGTGGCGGGGTCTACAAGGGGCTCAAGCCGGTACTCTGGTGCACGCATGATCAAACGGCGCTGGCGGAAGCGGAAGTCGAATATGATGATCATACATCGCCATCGATCTATGTGAAGTTCCCGGTCGTCACCGCGCCATCGGTTCTGGCGAACACCTTTCCTGGTATGTCTTTTCCGGATGGGATGAAGCTGGTGTCCGTCGTCATCTGGACGACCACGCCATGGACCCTGCCGGCCAACCAGGCTGTCTGCCTCCACCAAGATTTCGACTATGCTTTTGTTCAGGCCGGCAATGAGCTGCTGATCGTGGCGGAAAAGCTTGTGGACAACGTCACGAAGGCTTGTGGGATCAGTGATTATCGTGTCGTGGGAGTGAAAAAAGGTGGAGAAGGTTTTGAGGGCTTGGAAACGCAACGACCGTTGTCCACCGGCCTGTCACCTATCTTGCTTGGGGATTTTGTGACGCTTGATCAGGGGACTGGTTGTGTTCATATCGCGCCCGGCCACGGTATGGAGGACTATCTGCTTGTGCTGGAGCACAACGCGAAGGCGTCGCCTGGTGAGCGGCTTGAAATTCTCGCACCGGTGGACAACAGTGGCCGGTTTACAGTGATCGTGAAGGAATTCGCCGGCCAGCAGGTCTTGAAGGCCAATCCGAAGATTGTGGAGTATCTGCAGGGGAACGGGCGTTTGCTGGGGCATGGTTCGCTGAACCATTCGTATCCGCACTGTTGGCGGTGTAAGAATCCGGTGATCTTCCGTGCGACCGAGCAATGGTTCGTCTCGATGGAGACGAATGACTTGCGGAGAGAAGCTCTGGCGGAAATCGAACGAGTCCGATGGATTCCGAGCTATGGGCGTGATCGGATCTTCGGTATGATCGAAAACCGTCCGGACTGGTGCCTTTCACGTCAACGTGTGTGGGGTGTACCGATTCCAGGGTTCACCTGTCTCGGATGTCATCATGTGTTGGCCGAGCCTTCCATCATTGAGCATGTGGCGGTTTTGATGGAATCAAAGGGGGCGGATGTCTGGTTCGAACAATCCGCTGGTGACTTATTGCCGGTTGGAACAACCTGTCAGAAGTGTGGCGGAACAGGGTTTGAGAAAGAGCGGGACATTCTCGATGTCTGGTTTGAATCCGGTGTGAGCTACGCGGCTGTGCTGAAGCCAAGAAAGTGGGAAGCCGATTTGTATCTCGAAGGGTCCGACCAACATCGGGGCTGGTTCCATAGCGCCCTGCTCGCTGGTGTCACGACGGATCATCGCGCCCCCTACAAAGCGGTGTTGACCCATGGGTTCGTCGTAGACGGGCAGGGGAAGAAGATGTCCAAGTCGGCCGGGAATGTCGTCGCGCCGCAGGATGTCATTAAACAGTCGGGCGCGGAAATCCTCCGTCTGTGGGTGGCGGCTCAGGATTATCGTGAAGATCTGCGCATCTCACAGGAAATTCTGACTCATCTGATCGAGGCCTATCGAAAGATCCGCAATACTTGCCGATTCTTGTTGAGCAACCTCTATGACTTCGATCCGAACTATTTCCGGGTGCCTTATGAGGATTTGCCCGAATTAGATCGTTGGGCGCTTTTGCGGCTGGGCGAATTGATTCAGAAGGTGACAAAAGCTTACGAGGACTTCGAATTCCATCTCATCTTTCATGCGATCAACAACTTCTGTTCGGTCGACATGAGCGCAATTTATCTGGATATCCTGAAAGATCGACTGTACACCTTTCGCAGGGATTCTCATGCTCGGCTAAGCTCACAAACGGTGTTATTCGATGTGGTGGTGGCGCTTACGAAATTGATGGCGCCAATCCTTAGCTTTACATCCGAAGAGATCTGGCAGAAGTTGCCGGAAGCTGCCCGTATGAGCCCCAACGGTCAAAGCGTTCATTTGTCCTCATTTCCTGAGATAGACCCAAGATGGAACGATGCGGGGTTGGATAGCCGATGGAATCGACTGCTGGAGGTTCGAGTGGCCGCACAAGCGGCTCTAGAAGAACAGCGCCGAGAAAAAGTGATCGGTTCCTCTCTTGAGGCTGGTATCCGGATTCAAGCAAATCCAGATAAGTTTGGACTTCTCAAACAATACGAGCAAGTCCTGCCGGGTATCCTCATCGTCTCACAGGTTAAGCTGGAAGAGGTTCACAACTTGCCTCTTAAGCCGGACTTTCGAGTTCTTGTCTATAAAGCCGAGGGCAATAAGTGCGAACGCTGTTGGAACTATCGCGATGCTGTCGGCAAGGATCATGACCACCCGACTCTCTGTGAGCGATGTGTGGAGGCCGTCTTATGA
- the lspA gene encoding signal peptidase II, translated as MNASWLRNMALALVTGSIVLLDQLTKQQIMQTMRLHESIPIIPNLFSLTYIRNPGAAFGLLAGSSNAFRMVFFGLTSIFALGLLGTILARMPEQDRVGRVSVAGILGGAIGNLIDRLRFGEVIDFLDVYIENYHWPAFNVADSAITVGVTFLIIHFAFEKKSDSSTASEPNSVP; from the coding sequence ATGAACGCGTCTTGGCTTCGCAATATGGCGCTGGCACTGGTGACCGGCAGTATCGTTCTGCTGGATCAGCTGACCAAGCAGCAGATCATGCAGACGATGCGCTTACACGAGTCGATCCCCATCATCCCCAATCTTTTCAGCCTGACCTATATTCGGAATCCAGGCGCGGCGTTCGGGTTATTGGCTGGGAGCAGCAACGCGTTTCGGATGGTGTTTTTTGGGCTGACCTCGATCTTTGCACTCGGGTTGCTCGGCACGATCCTGGCGCGGATGCCTGAGCAGGACCGGGTTGGCCGCGTCAGTGTGGCGGGAATTCTCGGCGGCGCGATCGGTAACTTAATCGATCGATTGCGGTTTGGGGAAGTGATCGATTTTCTGGATGTCTATATCGAGAACTATCACTGGCCCGCGTTTAATGTGGCGGATTCCGCCATCACCGTCGGCGTGACCTTCCTGATCATTCACTTCGCATTTGAGAAGAAATCCGACTCCTCCACCGCCTCAGAGCCTAATTCCGTTCCCTAA
- a CDS encoding DUF2024 family protein yields the protein MASDTIHVYDTWVHGKNGRIHFDVMTTDEATALKLAKEYLVSIGEPNAVVTTKECQFCHSEPLVMFSSEQQKQVKEKGGFIVPMPA from the coding sequence ATGGCTTCAGATACGATTCATGTCTACGATACGTGGGTTCATGGAAAGAATGGTCGCATTCACTTCGATGTGATGACGACGGATGAAGCGACCGCGCTCAAGCTTGCCAAGGAGTACTTGGTCAGCATCGGTGAGCCCAATGCTGTGGTGACGACGAAGGAATGCCAGTTTTGTCACAGCGAACCACTCGTGATGTTTTCATCGGAGCAGCAGAAACAGGTCAAAGAGAAGGGTGGATTCATCGTCCCCATGCCCGCCTAG
- a CDS encoding undecaprenyl-diphosphate phosphatase, with amino-acid sequence MNEWGPALAVILGVVEGMTEFLPVSSTGHLILVGHALGFTGDVAANAEISIQLGAILAVIVFEREKIGRLLSGAWQEQQTFRSISTSGSHASWTDRIKASMQQHHNLWFLIGLGIAFLPAALLGLAAHGWIKSHLFTPQTVATTSILGGFVILIVEATKRTSHATSLDQVSPMQAFWIGVAQCASLIPGMSRSGSTIIGGLLAGLDRKVATEYSFFLALPTIIAATLYETWKARGTFTEQDFLALALGMVVSFLVAWAVIAAFLTYVKRHTLRVFAYYRIMLGVLVLLVVR; translated from the coding sequence ATGAACGAATGGGGTCCAGCACTCGCCGTGATTCTTGGAGTCGTGGAGGGGATGACCGAGTTTCTTCCCGTCTCATCCACCGGGCATCTGATCCTTGTCGGCCATGCCCTTGGGTTCACCGGAGACGTGGCGGCCAACGCGGAAATCTCGATTCAGTTGGGAGCGATTCTCGCCGTCATCGTGTTCGAACGGGAAAAGATCGGTCGGCTTCTCTCCGGCGCCTGGCAGGAACAACAGACATTTCGTTCCATCAGCACAAGCGGGTCGCATGCGTCCTGGACAGATCGAATCAAGGCTTCGATGCAACAGCATCACAACTTATGGTTCTTGATCGGGTTAGGGATCGCCTTTCTCCCGGCTGCCCTCCTCGGGCTCGCTGCACATGGATGGATCAAGTCACATCTGTTCACCCCCCAGACCGTGGCGACGACTTCGATTCTCGGAGGCTTCGTCATCCTGATCGTCGAAGCCACCAAACGCACGAGTCACGCGACAAGCCTGGATCAAGTTTCACCGATGCAGGCGTTCTGGATCGGCGTCGCGCAATGCGCCTCACTGATTCCCGGCATGTCACGATCCGGTTCAACCATCATCGGTGGCCTACTTGCAGGCCTCGATCGCAAGGTCGCCACAGAGTATTCCTTTTTTCTCGCTCTCCCGACCATCATTGCGGCCACACTCTACGAAACCTGGAAGGCACGCGGAACCTTTACCGAGCAAGACTTTTTAGCGCTCGCGCTCGGCATGGTCGTGTCATTCCTTGTCGCCTGGGCCGTCATCGCTGCCTTCCTCACCTATGTCAAACGGCACACCTTGCGGGTCTTTGCCTACTATCGTATTATGCTCGGAGTGTTGGTCTTGTTGGTCGTTCGTTGA
- a CDS encoding sigma-70 family RNA polymerase sigma factor — protein MNRDQILATLRERILAFATSRVSRDRAEDLTQEVLTVLHEKYSQVTELVELVPLAFQVLRYKMLDAHRKALRRGEYNQESVEDLPLTDTRDDPATQLDQKQRVDRLLVAMTRLGERCRKLFTWKLEGKSFPEIQQLMRQTSINTIYTWDLRCRRELLTLMGGSWE, from the coding sequence ATGAACCGAGATCAGATATTGGCTACCCTTCGTGAAAGGATCCTGGCGTTCGCGACATCACGTGTATCGAGAGACCGCGCTGAAGACCTGACACAAGAGGTGTTGACGGTCCTGCACGAGAAGTATTCCCAGGTCACGGAATTAGTTGAACTCGTCCCCCTGGCATTTCAGGTCCTCCGCTACAAGATGCTGGATGCCCATCGGAAAGCGTTGCGGCGAGGGGAGTACAATCAAGAATCGGTGGAAGATCTGCCGCTCACCGACACCCGGGACGACCCGGCAACTCAACTTGACCAGAAGCAGCGTGTCGATCGGCTGCTCGTGGCCATGACCCGACTTGGCGAACGATGCCGCAAACTATTCACGTGGAAGTTAGAAGGGAAAAGTTTTCCCGAGATTCAGCAATTGATGAGGCAGACGTCGATCAATACAATTTATACGTGGGACTTGCGCTGTCGGAGGGAATTATTAACTCTGATGGGTGGCAGTTGGGAATGA
- a CDS encoding amidohydrolase family protein — protein sequence MIDSDPRFTNGASRDTARKSLIDCHVHLAALPDGDNGCFISPKLLRSPLFRFLIWKHDLSPAEPRTANQRYLDHLVSELRASRYVSKAVLLGMDGFYDQSGSLNRQHTDFLVSNDYVFGAVRAYPDVFMAGPSINPQRNDAIDEVHRCADAGAVLIKALPNAQHFDPSDRKYIAFYRALAQRKLPFLSHVGYEFSLIGKDQSLGDPERLRLALDEGVTVIAAHACSYGLMLYEKFLSTFRELSRCYPHFYADISALTQPHRMKMLLHLRHYPELHSRLLFGTDYPLSVFHLAAWGRVSPGTLWRMVRTKNRFDRQVEVCTGLRVEFRSLSELLSLSLSANS from the coding sequence ATGATCGATTCCGACCCACGCTTCACAAACGGCGCTTCACGAGATACGGCTAGGAAGTCCCTCATCGATTGCCATGTCCATCTTGCCGCGTTGCCGGACGGCGACAACGGCTGCTTCATCTCGCCAAAACTCCTCCGCAGCCCGTTGTTCCGTTTTCTCATCTGGAAACACGACCTCTCGCCGGCTGAACCACGCACGGCTAATCAGCGCTATCTCGATCACCTCGTGAGCGAACTCCGCGCCTCCCGCTACGTCTCGAAGGCCGTCCTGCTTGGCATGGATGGATTCTATGATCAATCCGGCTCGCTGAATCGTCAACATACCGACTTCTTGGTTAGTAACGACTACGTGTTCGGTGCCGTGCGCGCCTATCCGGATGTCTTCATGGCGGGCCCCTCCATCAATCCGCAACGTAACGACGCCATCGATGAGGTGCATCGCTGTGCCGATGCAGGCGCAGTCCTGATCAAGGCCTTGCCAAATGCCCAGCACTTCGATCCATCTGATCGGAAATATATCGCCTTTTACCGCGCTCTGGCTCAGCGCAAACTTCCTTTCTTGAGTCACGTCGGGTATGAATTCAGTCTGATCGGAAAGGATCAATCGCTTGGAGATCCTGAGCGGCTGCGTCTGGCCCTTGACGAAGGTGTGACCGTCATCGCGGCGCACGCCTGTAGTTATGGCCTCATGCTCTATGAAAAGTTTCTTTCTACTTTTCGTGAGCTGAGCCGATGTTATCCACACTTCTATGCCGACATTTCCGCCCTCACCCAACCCCATCGTATGAAGATGCTCCTGCATCTCAGGCATTACCCTGAACTTCATTCGCGTCTCCTGTTTGGGACGGACTATCCTTTGTCCGTGTTCCATCTGGCTGCGTGGGGGCGAGTCAGTCCCGGCACACTATGGCGCATGGTCCGCACAAAGAATCGATTTGACCGACAGGTGGAAGTTTGCACAGGACTTCGGGTTGAATTCCGTTCACTTAGTGAACTCCTATCCCTGTCCCTCTCGGCGAATTCCTAG